One part of the Thermococcus litoralis DSM 5473 genome encodes these proteins:
- a CDS encoding TAXI family TRAP transporter solute-binding subunit — translation MKWKAIGLILVLALGLIVSGCTQQGTQTQTTTQAQEITIYTGGTGGVYFPLGSKYAEILTKNGVPAKAVTSGASVANAKAIEDGTAQAAILQNDVAYYAYNGLYMFEGQAIKNIRGVAALYPETVQFIVRADSDIKTLQDLAGKKVAIGAPGSGTAVAAEQVLRAAGVWDSIEKVNQKFSEASQSLKLGQVDAAVIVSGIPTPSVNQIAVQTPVRVLPIPDDILNKLKQQGYIFYVRQVVPKGTYNGVEEDTPTLAVKAMLAVSADLSEDTVYKMTKILFENVDQLRAVHQKAQLISLETALDGMSIPLHPGAIKYYEEKGLSVPEELKG, via the coding sequence ATGAAGTGGAAAGCAATTGGTTTGATATTGGTTCTGGCCCTTGGTTTGATTGTTTCGGGCTGTACACAACAAGGAACACAAACTCAGACAACAACCCAAGCCCAAGAAATAACCATCTATACCGGTGGAACTGGAGGAGTTTACTTCCCCCTTGGTTCCAAGTATGCAGAGATCTTAACTAAAAACGGTGTCCCCGCTAAGGCCGTTACAAGCGGTGCAAGCGTGGCAAACGCAAAGGCAATTGAAGATGGAACCGCCCAAGCGGCAATTCTCCAGAACGACGTAGCTTACTATGCCTACAACGGTCTCTACATGTTCGAAGGGCAAGCAATAAAGAACATTAGAGGAGTTGCCGCCCTTTATCCAGAAACAGTCCAATTTATTGTTAGGGCAGACAGTGATATTAAAACACTTCAAGACTTGGCTGGAAAGAAGGTGGCCATAGGTGCCCCAGGAAGCGGAACTGCTGTTGCTGCAGAACAAGTACTTAGAGCAGCTGGTGTATGGGACAGCATTGAAAAGGTGAACCAAAAGTTCAGCGAGGCTTCACAAAGCCTTAAGCTCGGCCAAGTTGATGCGGCCGTTATAGTCTCCGGAATTCCAACCCCGTCAGTTAACCAAATAGCCGTCCAGACACCGGTTAGAGTCCTTCCAATTCCAGATGACATTCTTAACAAGCTCAAACAACAGGGGTACATATTCTACGTTAGACAGGTCGTTCCAAAGGGAACCTACAATGGTGTTGAAGAGGACACTCCAACCCTAGCCGTTAAAGCAATGCTTGCCGTGAGTGCTGATCTTTCAGAAGACACAGTTTACAAGATGACTAAGATATTGTTCGAAAACGTCGACCAACTTAGGGCAGTTCACCAGAAAGCCCAACTTATAAGCCTAGAAACAGCTCTTGACGGTATGAGCATACCACTTCACCCCGGAGCAATAAAGTACTATGAAGAGAAAGGCCTAAGTGTTCCAGAAGAGCTTAAAGGGTGA
- a CDS encoding DUF1850 domain-containing protein: MNLLKRFLFLLPFLIILLFPANVLIISDGTHSYVSLLGEKDIKIAYIHSVQRSEIIEELKANKTGLYVTGMWWKDFGAGLPEDIQYSEDGYYVKKVNILLGKSLSFWFIPLNHAKISVNEEVILSPTKETLVNFNVKKCPLILVIMRRC, translated from the coding sequence GTGAATCTTTTGAAGAGGTTTCTTTTTTTGCTTCCTTTTCTTATAATACTTCTTTTTCCCGCAAATGTTCTTATAATAAGCGATGGGACTCACTCGTATGTGAGCCTTCTTGGTGAGAAGGACATAAAGATCGCCTACATCCACAGTGTTCAGAGAAGTGAAATCATAGAAGAGCTCAAAGCCAACAAAACAGGCTTATACGTCACTGGAATGTGGTGGAAGGACTTCGGAGCGGGTCTTCCAGAGGACATCCAATACTCAGAAGATGGATACTATGTCAAAAAAGTCAATATTCTCCTTGGGAAGAGTCTCAGCTTTTGGTTTATTCCCTTGAATCATGCAAAAATTAGCGTGAACGAAGAAGTTATATTGTCTCCAACCAAAGAAACCCTTGTGAATTTTAATGTGAAGAAATGTCCACTTATACTTGTAATAATGAGGAGGTGCTGA
- a CDS encoding TRAP transporter permease, producing MEIEEKFEKAEEIVLEKTRTLPPKLENVIKIAAILIGIYEILFIFNFNYTLYDLFSKIGISISPLKITFQTKQGEAFVLAMILLITYLLYPVKKKEQYLKKVPWYDYILAALGVVSSMYLFFVYQRYATYAEVYMTDVVFGVMAIILVLEATRRVLGWVLPLVVVVFLLYGINNIGFNWIRFTQQLYFDEGIFGIPFFVMTIYVFAFVFFGAFLLKIGISDYITEFMISLFGSRPGGPAKSAVVSSGLMGTVSGSSVANVLTTGTFTIPLMKKAGYPPEVAGAVEPVASTGGQLMPPIMGAAAFIMAEFLGIPYNKLIIAAVLPALVYYSGVYLFIDLETKRLGLKGMPREKFAPLNYFIRKLYILLPIAVITVALVWGIPPHISAISSLGIAIWVAWISKDNIKGHEGIYVASVIITTILMFTGREIALPVTIVLILLALSLIVLSFSTKLLEFNEKLYISLLFILFIALTKYLGMRKEQILLMSGVMGIVFSLIVGYISKSEDGKKMYSATYESMIDAGKTSTSVMLAAASAGLIQGVLTMTGLVTSLGYRLIDLTAGNLWLLLVLTMIFSLILGMGVPTTANYIITSLVAAPAIYNAVLGLQPYSSPVPGFTTPIALLAAHFFVFYFGILADVTPPVALASYAGSALAGGDFWKTAINAVKYALAGYIGPYIYFNHPEMFLITVEKWTATTALQVLYDFGATLLVMYLLAIALTGWFQKNLRKGIRVVIGAIGFAAASLHIVPVAIGVITVVGLRLFGKKLMG from the coding sequence ATGGAAATCGAAGAAAAATTTGAAAAAGCAGAGGAGATAGTGCTAGAAAAAACAAGAACCCTCCCTCCAAAACTTGAGAACGTGATAAAAATAGCCGCAATCTTAATAGGTATCTACGAGATCCTCTTCATATTTAACTTCAACTATACCCTCTATGATCTCTTCTCAAAAATAGGGATAAGCATTTCTCCATTAAAAATAACCTTCCAGACAAAGCAGGGAGAAGCCTTCGTCCTAGCAATGATCCTTTTGATAACATACCTTCTCTATCCAGTAAAGAAGAAGGAGCAATATCTCAAAAAAGTTCCATGGTATGACTATATCCTAGCAGCACTTGGGGTTGTCTCTTCAATGTATTTGTTCTTTGTGTATCAAAGGTACGCCACATACGCAGAGGTATACATGACCGATGTTGTTTTTGGCGTGATGGCAATAATATTGGTGCTGGAGGCAACAAGAAGAGTGCTTGGGTGGGTTCTTCCGCTTGTTGTAGTTGTGTTTTTGCTTTATGGAATAAACAATATAGGGTTTAACTGGATCAGATTTACCCAGCAGCTGTATTTTGATGAGGGAATCTTCGGAATCCCATTCTTTGTTATGACAATTTATGTCTTTGCTTTTGTGTTTTTTGGAGCATTTTTGCTAAAAATTGGGATAAGCGATTACATAACGGAGTTCATGATATCTCTTTTTGGCTCCCGTCCAGGAGGACCAGCAAAATCTGCAGTTGTCTCAAGTGGATTGATGGGAACCGTAAGCGGATCAAGTGTTGCCAACGTTTTAACTACGGGAACTTTCACTATCCCCCTAATGAAAAAAGCCGGCTATCCCCCCGAAGTTGCCGGAGCCGTCGAGCCTGTTGCCTCCACTGGTGGACAGTTAATGCCCCCTATAATGGGTGCAGCCGCGTTTATTATGGCTGAATTTCTTGGAATTCCCTATAACAAGTTAATCATAGCAGCCGTGCTCCCCGCTTTGGTCTATTATTCGGGCGTTTATCTGTTCATAGACCTAGAGACAAAGAGACTTGGACTAAAAGGAATGCCGAGGGAGAAATTCGCACCTCTTAACTATTTCATTAGAAAGCTCTACATACTACTCCCAATAGCCGTTATTACAGTGGCGTTAGTTTGGGGAATTCCCCCACACATCTCCGCAATTTCTTCCCTGGGCATAGCAATCTGGGTTGCCTGGATATCAAAGGACAACATCAAAGGGCATGAGGGAATTTACGTAGCTTCAGTAATAATAACCACGATCCTTATGTTTACCGGCAGAGAAATAGCATTGCCGGTGACAATAGTCCTTATTTTGCTTGCATTATCCTTAATAGTATTGTCTTTTTCAACCAAACTGCTGGAATTTAACGAAAAGCTGTACATAAGCTTGCTCTTCATTCTGTTTATAGCTCTAACCAAGTACCTGGGAATGAGAAAAGAGCAAATACTGCTGATGAGTGGCGTAATGGGGATAGTTTTCTCGTTAATAGTTGGATATATCTCAAAAAGCGAGGATGGCAAGAAAATGTACTCAGCCACCTACGAATCCATGATCGATGCCGGAAAAACAAGCACAAGTGTAATGCTGGCAGCAGCAAGTGCTGGACTTATCCAAGGGGTACTTACAATGACGGGACTTGTAACAAGCTTGGGGTACAGATTAATCGACTTAACGGCAGGAAATCTTTGGCTTTTACTTGTATTAACTATGATATTCAGCCTAATCTTGGGAATGGGAGTGCCAACAACGGCAAACTATATAATAACATCTCTTGTAGCTGCTCCAGCAATATATAATGCAGTCTTAGGATTACAGCCCTATAGCTCTCCCGTCCCTGGATTTACAACTCCAATAGCCTTGCTAGCGGCACATTTCTTTGTATTCTACTTTGGAATACTTGCCGATGTTACTCCACCAGTGGCTTTGGCATCTTATGCAGGTTCAGCTTTAGCGGGAGGAGATTTCTGGAAGACAGCAATAAATGCAGTGAAATATGCCTTAGCCGGATACATTGGCCCATACATTTATTTCAACCATCCAGAAATGTTCTTAATAACTGTGGAGAAGTGGACAGCAACAACGGCCCTTCAAGTACTTTACGATTTCGGAGCTACACTTTTAGTCATGTATCTCTTGGCGATAGCACTTACCGGCTGGTTCCAGAAAAACCTCAGAAAGGGGATAAGAGTAGTTATTGGAGCAATAGGATTTGCCGCAGCAAGTCTTCATATAGTTCCGGTTGCAATTGGGGTAATAACTGTCGTAGGGCTTAGGCTTTTTGGGAAAAAGCTCATGGGCTGA
- a CDS encoding class III signal peptide-containing protein: MKRKAQAAIEYLMMIAIVMIIIFVVVQLIRRTVLNAAQNIQNLTQSIIEELQKTKEEVSP; the protein is encoded by the coding sequence ATGAAGAGGAAGGCCCAGGCAGCTATAGAGTACCTAATGATGATAGCCATTGTCATGATTATAATCTTTGTCGTAGTTCAACTCATTAGAAGAACCGTCTTAAATGCTGCCCAAAACATTCAAAACCTCACCCAATCAATAATTGAAGAACTGCAAAAAACAAAAGAAGAAGTCAGCCCATGA
- a CDS encoding L-arabinose isomerase family protein: MKVGVAFGISELANPKAFEKKASEFLMNLANEFEIEGGAFVSSKSETKEVDFKDVDVIVLYPLTGGTENALKEFAYYRKPVILFGDSFNNSIAAAIELREYFRDRLIPATLVKSFDELKAAILGYDDMKEMLSKFLNLRLGLIGRTSVWLINEKFELPYVHISLKKFYEYYESTTEAEGWKAIEEIIAKAKEIKEPQREDLVKAGRMYVALRKIIDDYNLDGFAIGCFEMLNKLKATPCLALAMFNAEGIPAACEGELNSLLGMVLIRKFFDKPAFMGNIADYGENHIILAHCTAPLISDYILRSHFESGKGVGVAVSLPRGKASLLKIRGRKVVVAGVEVVEQEKSEHRCRTQMKLKIMEAKDFIDGTLGNHHLLAYVDSEELADLLSELGFEVMLY, translated from the coding sequence ATGAAAGTGGGAGTAGCCTTTGGAATTAGCGAACTGGCAAATCCAAAAGCCTTTGAAAAGAAAGCTTCCGAATTTCTAATGAATCTTGCAAATGAGTTTGAAATTGAGGGAGGAGCGTTTGTATCCTCAAAGTCAGAAACAAAGGAGGTCGACTTCAAGGACGTTGATGTTATAGTTTTGTATCCCCTAACTGGAGGTACTGAAAATGCTCTCAAGGAGTTTGCATACTATAGAAAACCAGTAATCCTCTTTGGAGATTCATTTAATAACTCAATTGCTGCGGCAATAGAGCTTAGGGAGTATTTTAGGGACAGGTTAATCCCAGCAACATTAGTGAAAAGCTTTGATGAGCTTAAAGCCGCTATTCTTGGTTATGATGACATGAAAGAGATGTTGAGTAAGTTCCTAAACCTTAGGTTAGGATTGATTGGAAGAACCTCCGTATGGCTCATAAACGAAAAGTTTGAGCTTCCTTACGTGCATATAAGCCTGAAGAAGTTCTACGAGTACTACGAATCGACAACGGAAGCTGAAGGATGGAAAGCCATTGAAGAAATAATCGCAAAAGCCAAGGAAATCAAGGAACCTCAGAGAGAAGACCTCGTGAAAGCAGGTAGGATGTATGTAGCCCTCAGAAAGATAATTGACGACTATAACTTGGATGGATTTGCAATAGGATGCTTTGAGATGCTGAACAAGCTTAAAGCTACCCCATGTTTAGCTCTGGCAATGTTTAACGCTGAAGGAATTCCTGCTGCATGTGAGGGAGAACTAAACTCATTGTTGGGGATGGTGTTAATAAGGAAATTCTTTGATAAGCCTGCGTTTATGGGCAATATAGCAGACTATGGAGAAAATCATATAATATTGGCTCACTGCACAGCACCCTTGATAAGCGATTACATTCTTAGGTCTCACTTTGAGAGCGGAAAGGGGGTTGGAGTAGCAGTAAGCCTTCCCAGAGGAAAAGCATCTCTCCTGAAAATTAGAGGTAGAAAAGTTGTAGTGGCAGGTGTTGAAGTTGTGGAACAGGAAAAGAGCGAGCACAGGTGCAGAACTCAAATGAAACTCAAAATCATGGAAGCAAAAGATTTCATCGATGGAACCCTTGGGAATCATCATCTCCTTGCGTATGTAGACAGTGAAGAGCTTGCTGATTTGCTAAGTGAGCTCGGCTTTGAAGTCATGCTTTATTAA
- a CDS encoding RNA ligase partner protein, which translates to MIRFVLDTSIFVNPDIRNKFGENPTDAMKKFLEYAERLFGRVEFYMPPGIYKEVTHFVELEEVSPDIELYIIKKPPNVHDIKIPAFVVYELIDDIRRRIDKGLRVAEKAVRESVIDTQNVDAIIQRLRRNYRRALREGIVDSKEDFELILLAKELDATIVSADIGILTWAQKMGIKWIDAARFKEVLDELVEKIG; encoded by the coding sequence ATGATCCGCTTTGTGCTTGACACGAGCATCTTTGTTAATCCAGATATTAGAAATAAGTTTGGGGAAAATCCCACTGATGCCATGAAAAAATTTTTAGAGTACGCAGAGAGGCTTTTTGGTAGGGTTGAATTCTACATGCCTCCGGGTATCTATAAGGAGGTAACTCATTTTGTTGAACTCGAAGAAGTTTCTCCCGATATTGAGCTTTATATAATCAAAAAGCCTCCCAACGTACATGACATTAAAATACCTGCTTTTGTCGTTTATGAACTCATTGACGATATTAGAAGGAGGATAGACAAAGGCCTCAGGGTTGCTGAAAAGGCTGTGAGAGAGAGTGTAATAGACACGCAAAATGTGGACGCAATAATCCAGAGACTTAGGAGAAACTACAGAAGGGCTCTACGAGAGGGAATTGTGGATAGTAAAGAAGATTTTGAGCTTATTCTTCTGGCTAAAGAACTCGATGCAACAATTGTTTCTGCAGATATTGGAATCTTAACATGGGCTCAAAAGATGGGGATTAAGTGGATAGATGCGGCAAGGTTTAAGGAGGTTCTGGATGAACTCGTAGAAAAGATAGGGTGA